One region of Halomicrobium sp. LC1Hm genomic DNA includes:
- the cas6 gene encoding CRISPR-associated endoribonuclease Cas6: MRVIAHLQARADAVYDETYHHKLRGRLWDALDGTAYGSLHDENRPKGFTYSNPFPPGDMREGDEKTLLVASPHEELLAHVAADLKLDRELNIGEMPFRVESVNGLATDVGEPGTSGTIETGTGVLVRIPPWRFEEYGIDTDHDEAEFWRPEHTMEPFRNQIENNLDKKHGLFCPEYQPGPSAVDGDLFKGADLIKTFSIPVTVTQGQRETWVLSKWRFDYTVRDDHHRRHLNLALDTGIGERNSLGFGFVNITEKDGRRPGTEERIDA; encoded by the coding sequence ATGCGAGTGATAGCCCACCTGCAAGCACGTGCCGATGCAGTTTACGACGAGACGTATCACCACAAGCTCCGGGGTCGGTTGTGGGACGCTCTCGACGGGACGGCGTACGGTTCGCTGCACGACGAGAACCGTCCGAAGGGGTTCACGTACTCGAACCCGTTTCCGCCGGGAGACATGCGCGAGGGTGACGAGAAGACGCTGCTCGTCGCCTCGCCACACGAAGAGTTACTCGCCCACGTCGCGGCCGACCTCAAACTCGACCGCGAACTGAACATCGGGGAGATGCCCTTCCGCGTCGAGTCAGTCAACGGGCTGGCGACCGACGTGGGCGAACCGGGCACGTCAGGGACGATCGAGACCGGGACGGGGGTCCTGGTCCGAATTCCGCCGTGGCGGTTCGAGGAGTACGGCATCGACACCGACCACGACGAGGCCGAGTTCTGGCGGCCCGAGCACACGATGGAGCCGTTCCGCAACCAGATCGAGAACAACCTCGACAAGAAACACGGACTGTTCTGTCCGGAGTACCAGCCCGGGCCGTCGGCGGTCGACGGCGACCTGTTCAAGGGCGCAGATCTGATAAAGACGTTTTCGATTCCGGTGACGGTCACGCAGGGCCAGCGCGAGACGTGGGTCTTGAGCAAGTGGCGATTCGACTACACCGTCCGCGACGACCACCACCGCCGTCACCTGAATCTGGCGCTGGACACGGGGATCGGTGAGCGCAACTCGCTTGGCTTCGGGTTCGTCAACATCACCGAGAAGGACGGTCGCCGGCCCGGAACGGAGGAACGAATCGATGCTTAG